The following proteins come from a genomic window of Pseudomonas syringae:
- a CDS encoding alpha/beta fold hydrolase, with translation MSPEKAVLDIQGQFRVYTEFYRTDAAAKTIILVNGSLATTASFAQTVRSLHPAFNVVLYDQPYSGKSKPHNLHGAPLTREEEGQLLLELIDHFNAEHVLSFSWGGAATLVALAHRPKRIESAVISSFSPVINEKMHDYLCHGITHLGAHNRYDMGHLINNTVGKHLPALFKRFNFRHISNLDAHEYDQMHYHFSQVLELDPDNYLTTGKNINAPVLFINGALDEYTSANDAAHFSRYLRDCSFSTIDATGHFLDMEHKAACRDSKQVLMTFLQPEQVSHNGHNRVERHQALAF, from the coding sequence ATGTCGCCAGAAAAAGCAGTGCTGGACATACAAGGACAGTTTCGGGTTTACACCGAGTTCTATCGCACCGACGCCGCCGCAAAGACCATCATTCTGGTCAACGGCTCACTGGCCACCACCGCATCATTTGCCCAGACCGTGCGCAGCCTTCATCCGGCCTTCAACGTGGTGCTTTACGATCAGCCCTACTCGGGCAAATCCAAACCGCACAACCTGCATGGCGCACCGCTGACCCGGGAAGAGGAAGGCCAGCTGCTGCTGGAACTGATCGATCACTTCAACGCCGAGCACGTACTGTCTTTTTCATGGGGCGGCGCGGCAACGCTGGTGGCACTGGCGCACCGGCCAAAACGCATCGAAAGCGCAGTCATCAGTTCGTTCTCCCCGGTGATCAACGAGAAGATGCATGACTACCTGTGTCACGGCATCACGCACCTGGGTGCGCACAACCGTTACGACATGGGCCACTTGATCAACAACACCGTCGGCAAACACCTGCCTGCCTTGTTCAAGCGCTTCAATTTCCGTCATATCAGCAACCTGGATGCTCACGAGTATGACCAGATGCACTACCACTTCAGTCAGGTTCTGGAACTCGATCCGGACAATTACCTGACCACCGGCAAAAACATCAATGCACCCGTGCTGTTCATCAATGGTGCTCTGGACGAATACACGTCTGCCAACGACGCCGCCCACTTCTCCAGATACCTGCGCGATTGCAGCTTCAGCACCATCGACGCCACCGGCCACTTTCTGGACATGGAACACAAGGCAGCCTGCCGTGATTCGAAACAGGTGCTCATGACATTCCTGCAACCGGAACAGGTGTCGCATAACGGTCACAACCGGGTCGAGCGCCATCAGGCGCTGGCCTTCTGA
- a CDS encoding pseudouridine synthase: protein MRLDRFLSNLPRFNRKTVRLALVSGRVKVDGLTTRDPHHEVREFSCVTFDEDILQPGKPARYFMLHKPQGCVSATLDAQHPTVLDLLDEPDKHELHIAGRLDFNTTGLMLITNDGQWSRRLTQPQTRLPKVYYVETEQMIDERYAALFAEGLYFAFENITTQPAQLTLLGQRSARLSITEGRYHQVKRMFGHFDNKVVKLHRERVGDLLLDPALTPGHYRALHASEINLF, encoded by the coding sequence ATGCGTCTTGATCGTTTCCTCAGCAACCTGCCGCGCTTCAACCGCAAGACCGTGCGCCTGGCACTGGTCAGCGGCCGGGTCAAAGTAGACGGGCTGACGACGCGTGATCCGCATCATGAAGTGCGTGAATTCAGCTGCGTGACATTCGACGAGGATATTCTCCAGCCCGGCAAGCCCGCGCGCTACTTCATGCTGCACAAGCCACAAGGCTGTGTCAGCGCGACGCTCGATGCGCAGCACCCCACGGTACTCGACCTGCTGGACGAGCCTGACAAGCACGAACTGCACATCGCCGGACGACTGGACTTCAACACCACCGGGCTGATGCTGATCACCAACGACGGTCAATGGTCGCGGCGTCTCACCCAGCCGCAGACCCGACTGCCGAAAGTGTATTACGTCGAAACCGAGCAGATGATTGACGAGCGCTACGCAGCCCTGTTCGCCGAAGGCCTGTATTTCGCGTTCGAGAACATAACCACCCAACCGGCGCAATTGACCTTGCTGGGGCAGCGCAGCGCACGATTGAGCATCACCGAGGGCCGCTACCATCAGGTAAAGCGGATGTTCGGCCACTTCGACAACAAGGTAGTGAAACTGCATCGAGAACGCGTCGGTGATCTGCTGCTGGACCCGGCGCTGACGCCGGGTCATTACCGTGCGCTGCATGCCTCGGAAATCAACCTGTTTTAA
- a CDS encoding cysteine-rich CWC family protein, protein MTTALPDAALCPVCGFSNRCSLADPRTVDQPCWCFSERIDPARLAALPDDVRNKACLCPRCAGVEGTAPVQPAHQGT, encoded by the coding sequence ATGACAACCGCCCTTCCCGACGCAGCGCTGTGCCCTGTGTGCGGCTTCAGCAACCGGTGCAGCCTGGCCGACCCGCGCACCGTGGATCAGCCTTGCTGGTGCTTTTCCGAACGCATCGATCCGGCGCGGCTTGCTGCACTGCCTGACGATGTACGCAACAAGGCCTGCCTCTGCCCGCGCTGTGCCGGAGTCGAGGGCACAGCGCCTGTGCAACCCGCCCATCAGGGCACGTAG
- a CDS encoding dermonecrotic toxin domain-containing protein yields MNPIWSPLVQDTLFDPYSLLLEQPSVLRPEHSDIRHDTLNASALSVRPTLHFPTTETALPPSPEEQEQEDLAPHIERQLKTLRSSPGFRLIADSVLLLKACQLDMDVPPTRQHYVRQQLITLLTQKSGKVLDPDTLQMTFSSDDRPAVDDQGREHYSVSLSLTDVALTSFEPEHFVALHRSAITDTALSEDTPLLTTAQVFRWIGEMPLDRDYSAALQAFRTRHEATWRTLSRLAFLDTLARQHTHRHISRDGYWLALDALGLSSLPLDTETLDTSGRGDKSEVRALSLNGEQVPGIFQVRSKTTSHCFIHILGAKGNVIEYISDDPHYMASRLLAAMNASGFYGHALLALEHVSIVADAPLIEGDVFAALTQASFAGVLYGNHTHDTADMLRPVARSLALAGAADLWQTRPAILEQLPVASKMATQVMASYLQENHGLTLNPEHVFIAYQSGYSTRPLGDPRLPSTYVHTPDKKPISLSEALVSNYRVDHPVGYIDHGGGTVVFFDATGLGNSELGQVLEISPQALEDYIKTFDFLTWMTQRIHHFWDQQKATIEQAFRSTFMTQALISLKRGSLKRSGFDRVVESLTPSAQHPWRALGFFVQGSLIDGMEHQYTGLLVLEQPGTLKVLYQAGHANAFIELADDTALTRYLNRETANPEWRETVMRYVPRRHHQRLDYLFKLWGGVQAPSPPASILRPWTDALHNPDTRQAMHHSLCEKRLEDTPFAFLHQLLKQNALEDAEDQIVTSAQVSLADWAERLQHLQRLLIPMSLLLTPAFIASLATEVGIASLAIAATQLPGSRYAEKNQALLATLSLGLLQLTPHTPRLLRSLGRIIKPAARNTQNTAVAINRALSSQPLRRHFVTPRQTRLEKFFHTDALLKRWTLNAAASSNLLPIHAWKLGQKFLLWTSDRGQARTLVVSTHGYYTPWTGTVKIPNGTEIRTYAPHGYELVDPKLHRVVNKNARPFARSDTAVHAAMHPTPLEPLQITDKLIAGTSLPGRLKNYSLSKFQTTTDETYNEIARVVSHSRASPLRGWLPPTPMDVLTVRNRFGMLPPSLADLFDSLSVQGIHYDRILLVHCRCAAISALLSRAPVYHAPTAGSVITGIA; encoded by the coding sequence ATGAATCCCATCTGGAGTCCGCTTGTTCAGGACACGCTGTTTGATCCGTACTCTTTGCTGCTGGAACAACCCAGCGTTCTGCGCCCCGAGCACAGCGATATCCGGCACGACACGCTTAACGCTTCAGCCCTGTCAGTACGCCCGACACTCCATTTTCCAACGACTGAAACCGCGCTGCCGCCCTCGCCCGAAGAGCAAGAGCAGGAAGACCTCGCGCCGCACATCGAACGCCAACTCAAAACTCTGCGCAGCAGTCCTGGCTTCCGCTTGATTGCCGACTCGGTACTGCTGCTGAAAGCCTGCCAGCTGGACATGGACGTTCCACCCACCCGCCAACACTACGTTCGCCAACAACTGATCACGCTGCTCACGCAAAAGAGCGGCAAGGTGCTGGACCCGGACACCTTGCAGATGACCTTCAGCAGCGATGACCGGCCCGCAGTGGATGATCAAGGGCGCGAACATTACAGCGTCAGCCTGTCACTGACCGACGTGGCATTGACCAGCTTTGAACCTGAGCATTTTGTTGCACTGCATCGCAGCGCCATAACCGACACTGCATTGTCCGAAGACACGCCTTTGCTCACCACAGCGCAGGTGTTCCGCTGGATTGGCGAGATGCCGCTGGATCGCGATTACAGCGCCGCACTGCAGGCTTTCCGGACCCGGCACGAGGCCACCTGGCGCACCTTGTCGCGACTGGCGTTCCTTGACACTCTGGCCCGCCAGCACACCCACCGGCATATCAGCCGCGACGGTTACTGGCTGGCGCTGGACGCCTTGGGATTGAGCAGCCTCCCCCTCGATACAGAAACGCTGGACACGAGTGGACGAGGCGATAAATCCGAGGTTCGCGCACTCTCGTTGAACGGCGAGCAGGTGCCGGGGATATTTCAGGTCAGGTCGAAAACCACTTCGCACTGTTTTATTCACATACTGGGGGCCAAGGGCAACGTCATCGAATACATCAGCGATGATCCCCACTACATGGCCAGTCGATTATTGGCGGCCATGAACGCATCCGGGTTCTACGGTCATGCGCTGCTGGCACTTGAACACGTCAGCATTGTTGCCGACGCTCCGCTGATAGAAGGCGATGTGTTCGCCGCACTGACGCAGGCTTCATTCGCCGGGGTCCTGTACGGCAACCACACCCATGACACTGCAGATATGCTCAGGCCCGTGGCGCGCAGTCTTGCTCTGGCAGGCGCCGCAGACCTCTGGCAGACACGACCGGCCATACTGGAGCAGTTGCCGGTTGCTTCGAAAATGGCGACGCAGGTCATGGCGAGTTATCTACAGGAAAATCACGGGCTGACCCTCAATCCGGAGCATGTCTTCATCGCCTATCAGTCCGGCTATTCGACCCGACCATTGGGCGATCCCCGTTTGCCGTCTACCTATGTCCACACGCCCGACAAAAAGCCGATCAGCCTGAGCGAAGCGCTGGTGAGCAATTACCGGGTCGATCATCCGGTCGGCTACATCGATCATGGTGGCGGCACCGTAGTCTTCTTTGACGCAACCGGGCTGGGCAACAGTGAACTGGGCCAGGTGCTGGAGATCAGTCCGCAGGCGCTTGAGGATTACATCAAAACGTTCGACTTTCTGACCTGGATGACCCAGCGAATCCATCACTTCTGGGACCAGCAGAAAGCGACCATCGAACAGGCCTTCAGATCCACGTTCATGACCCAGGCGCTGATCAGCCTGAAACGCGGCAGTCTCAAGCGCAGCGGGTTCGATCGGGTTGTAGAAAGCCTCACGCCCTCTGCGCAGCACCCATGGCGGGCACTCGGTTTTTTTGTTCAGGGCTCATTGATCGACGGCATGGAGCATCAGTACACCGGCCTGCTGGTACTCGAACAGCCGGGCACACTGAAAGTGCTCTATCAGGCGGGGCACGCCAATGCATTCATCGAACTTGCAGATGACACAGCATTGACGCGGTATCTGAACCGGGAGACAGCCAATCCGGAGTGGCGTGAAACGGTCATGCGCTATGTTCCACGCCGCCATCACCAGCGCCTGGACTACCTGTTCAAATTGTGGGGCGGCGTCCAGGCGCCCAGCCCACCCGCCTCTATCCTGCGTCCGTGGACCGACGCGCTGCACAACCCTGACACGCGACAGGCCATGCACCACTCGTTGTGTGAAAAAAGGCTGGAAGACACGCCATTCGCTTTTCTGCATCAGCTTCTCAAACAAAATGCGCTGGAGGATGCAGAGGATCAGATCGTCACTTCGGCGCAGGTTTCACTGGCTGACTGGGCCGAGCGGCTGCAGCATTTACAACGGCTGCTGATACCCATGTCGTTATTACTGACACCCGCGTTTATAGCGTCCCTGGCGACGGAGGTCGGCATCGCGTCACTGGCCATTGCCGCAACACAGTTACCGGGCAGCCGCTACGCGGAAAAAAATCAGGCGCTGCTCGCCACGTTATCGCTGGGCTTGTTGCAACTGACCCCGCACACACCACGACTGCTGCGCTCACTGGGCAGAATCATCAAACCTGCTGCGCGCAACACCCAGAACACAGCAGTTGCGATCAACAGGGCGCTGAGCAGCCAACCGCTGCGCAGGCACTTTGTGACGCCGCGCCAGACCCGGCTGGAGAAATTCTTTCACACCGACGCCCTGCTCAAGCGCTGGACCCTCAACGCCGCTGCATCTTCAAACCTGCTGCCGATACATGCCTGGAAGCTGGGTCAGAAGTTTCTGTTATGGACGTCTGATCGAGGTCAGGCGCGAACGCTGGTGGTCAGCACCCACGGCTACTACACACCGTGGACCGGTACCGTCAAAATCCCCAACGGCACAGAGATTCGCACCTACGCGCCGCATGGCTATGAACTGGTGGACCCGAAACTGCATCGCGTCGTCAACAAGAATGCCCGACCTTTCGCACGCTCAGACACGGCAGTGCACGCAGCGATGCACCCCACGCCACTTGAGCCGCTACAGATTACCGACAAACTCATTGCAGGCACGTCGCTGCCCGGCAGACTGAAGAATTACAGCCTGTCCAAGTTCCAGACGACAACTGACGAGACCTATAACGAGATCGCACGCGTAGTGAGCCACTCCAGAGCGTCACCTCTGCGGGGCTGGTTGCCGCCGACGCCGATGGATGTGCTGACGGTGCGCAACCGCTTCGGCATGCTCCCGCCGTCGCTGGCCGATCTGTTTGACAGCCTGTCGGTTCAAGGCATCCATTACGACAGGATATTGCTGGTGCACTGCCGGTGTGCCGCAATATCGGCCCTGCTGAGTCGCGCGCCCGTCTATCATGCCCCCACAGCGGGTTCGGTGATTACCGGTATAGCCTGA